The following coding sequences are from one Microbacterium sp. SORGH_AS_0969 window:
- a CDS encoding YcaO-like family protein, translated as MTPTPLVLDARPARTGVEIRPLDERRSLVTVGEQHHIVDVPAAVVQVLLWAWHERRDDLIGVEFAEAAAALRPLLAAAAVSSPTMITPAPRPDAGPAVRAVLAGDDDVVSAARARLRADDDVLPAPVGPPRTVATTAFSADRLLVVALRGGREREFIDLDRICHDLRVPWLAVELARGRLWVGPLVTPGVGASYEDAAARRLASARNATVHRALRGPAVGGDQGPDAADLPALLDAMWELVAVAAETVAREDLAQAPGDLLHELWLGEGEVRHTAHPVLPLPHRRTRHRSHSALDLVDERSGVITRVRDVRHHARVPAGLVTRQADVADIRAVTSWANNVLCQGSAFDDEGSAHAAAIGESVERYCGNILDTLPVRHGSFAQLRRAGVPALDPRRLVLYSDAQYAAPGFPFVPLDADLPVHWVPGRSAVTGREIWVPASLVYVNWYSADVAAAPPTNFCAFAGIAAGPSEEFAVTSAIEEVVERHATMVWWLNAQPLPRVEGVTAPPVAEGSRVSFVHLDNEFAVPVAAAILHDDDDQLVNVGFSARPDFASAASKALTEAYTLQEGSRDLLHADGLHWRVMTEGELNGRAFKPWRADRRYLDDFRADMHDCDDLMVQQQVYLDPRAGRRMRPLLLPGTTRSPDSVPRMPERSRVAMIAALERADVEPILVDITTPDIRSAGLTVVRVVAPGTIGNAPAAFPFLGHGRVQRIAVELGWRETPLAEHEINLFPLPHA; from the coding sequence ATGACGCCCACCCCGCTCGTGCTCGACGCCCGCCCCGCGCGCACCGGTGTCGAGATCCGTCCGCTCGACGAGCGCCGCAGCCTCGTCACCGTCGGTGAGCAGCACCACATCGTCGACGTTCCCGCCGCCGTCGTCCAGGTCCTCCTCTGGGCGTGGCACGAGAGGCGCGACGATCTGATCGGCGTCGAGTTCGCCGAGGCAGCCGCTGCCCTGCGGCCGCTGCTCGCCGCCGCCGCGGTCTCTTCGCCGACCATGATCACCCCGGCCCCGCGACCCGACGCGGGTCCCGCGGTCCGCGCCGTGCTGGCCGGCGACGACGATGTGGTCTCCGCGGCCCGCGCGCGGTTGCGAGCCGATGACGACGTGCTCCCCGCCCCCGTCGGTCCGCCGCGCACCGTCGCGACGACGGCCTTCTCGGCCGACCGCCTCCTCGTCGTCGCCCTGCGCGGCGGCCGCGAGCGCGAGTTCATCGACCTGGACCGCATCTGCCACGACCTCCGCGTGCCGTGGCTGGCCGTCGAGCTCGCCCGCGGTCGGCTGTGGGTCGGCCCGCTCGTCACGCCGGGGGTCGGGGCGTCGTACGAAGACGCGGCAGCCCGCCGTCTGGCATCCGCCCGCAACGCCACCGTCCACCGGGCGCTGCGGGGTCCGGCCGTCGGCGGAGACCAGGGGCCGGATGCCGCTGACTTGCCCGCTCTGCTCGACGCGATGTGGGAGCTGGTCGCGGTCGCCGCTGAGACCGTCGCCCGTGAGGACCTCGCGCAGGCACCGGGTGATCTCCTGCACGAGCTCTGGCTCGGGGAGGGGGAGGTGCGTCACACCGCCCATCCGGTGCTGCCGCTCCCGCACCGGCGCACGCGGCATCGCTCGCACTCCGCGCTCGACCTCGTCGACGAGCGCTCGGGGGTCATCACGCGCGTGCGCGATGTCCGGCATCACGCGCGGGTTCCCGCGGGTCTCGTCACTCGCCAGGCCGACGTCGCCGACATCCGCGCGGTGACGTCGTGGGCCAACAACGTGCTGTGTCAGGGGTCGGCGTTCGACGACGAGGGATCCGCTCACGCGGCCGCGATCGGGGAGTCGGTGGAACGGTACTGCGGCAACATCCTCGACACCCTGCCCGTGCGGCACGGCTCCTTCGCGCAGCTGCGTCGGGCGGGCGTGCCCGCGCTCGATCCCCGCCGGCTCGTCCTCTACAGTGACGCGCAGTACGCCGCGCCCGGATTCCCCTTCGTCCCTCTGGATGCCGACCTCCCCGTGCACTGGGTGCCGGGTCGCTCGGCGGTGACCGGTCGCGAGATCTGGGTGCCGGCATCCCTCGTCTACGTCAACTGGTATTCGGCCGACGTGGCCGCCGCGCCGCCGACGAACTTTTGCGCCTTCGCGGGCATCGCCGCAGGCCCCAGCGAGGAGTTCGCCGTGACCAGCGCGATCGAAGAGGTCGTCGAGCGTCACGCGACGATGGTGTGGTGGCTGAACGCGCAGCCCCTTCCCCGTGTCGAGGGCGTGACCGCGCCGCCGGTCGCCGAGGGCTCGCGCGTCTCGTTCGTCCATCTCGACAACGAGTTCGCCGTTCCCGTCGCCGCCGCGATCCTGCACGACGACGACGATCAGCTGGTCAATGTCGGCTTCTCGGCGCGCCCTGACTTCGCCTCCGCAGCCTCGAAGGCCCTGACCGAGGCGTACACGCTGCAGGAGGGCTCGCGCGACCTGTTGCACGCCGACGGCCTGCACTGGCGCGTCATGACGGAGGGCGAGCTCAACGGTCGGGCGTTCAAGCCCTGGCGGGCCGACCGCCGCTACCTCGACGACTTCCGCGCCGACATGCACGACTGCGACGACCTCATGGTGCAGCAGCAGGTGTACCTCGACCCCCGCGCCGGCCGACGCATGCGCCCTCTCCTGCTCCCGGGGACGACCCGTTCGCCCGACAGCGTGCCCCGGATGCCGGAGCGCTCCCGCGTCGCGATGATCGCCGCCCTCGAACGCGCCGACGTCGAGCCCATCTTGGTCGACATCACGACCCCCGACATCCGCAGCGCCGGGCTCACGGTCGTGCGCGTCGTCGCGCCGGGGACGATCGGTAACGCGCCCGCGGCGTTCCCGTTCCTCGGCCACGGACGCGTCCAGCGCATCGCGGTCGAGCTGGGCTGGCGTGAGACTCCTCTCGCCGAGCACGAGATCAACCTGTTCCCGCTGCCGCATGCCTGA
- the ppsA gene encoding phosphoenolpyruvate synthase, with protein MTNILRFDEIGMSDLAQVGGKNASLGEMVSHLASADVRVPPGFATTSDAFGRFLAEGGLDQRIRAAVEGIDVDDVAALSQLGARVRAWIEEQPFPADLETDIRTAYAALVAEESDPDAVTWAVRSSATAEDLPDASFAGQQETFLNIGGIENILQAIRRVFASLYNDRAIAYRAHHGFDHHEVALSAGVQRMVRSDIGASGVMFTLDTESGFEDAVFVTSSYGLGEAVVQGAVNPDEFYVYKPALRAGRPAILKRSVGEKAIAMRYTDGIHVDDSTAFVEVDAADRAQFSLTDAEVEELGRIALVIEEHYGRPMDIEWGKDGVDGRLYVLQARPETVVSRQSAGVLRRFVLAERGPVLLEGRAIGQRIGAGRVRVLTSIDQMADFAHGDVLVADMTDPDWEPIMKRASAIVTDRGGRTCHAAIIARELGIPAVVGTGVATRALADGQEVTVSCAEGDDGLVYGGILPFVEEQTELDRMPEPPAKIMMNVGTPDQAFAFSRLPNAGVGLARLEFIINRQIGIHPRALLELDALDGELADDIRARVAAYPSPEEYFIQRVAEGVSMIAAAFAPEPVIVRLSDFKSNEYANLIGGPLYEPHEENPMLGYRGAARYVSPEFRACFDMECEALRRVRDDMGLTNVQIMVPFVRTVGEAAAVIDLLATNGLRRGENGLKVVMMCELPANAILAEQFLEHFDGFSIGSNDMTQLTLGLDRDSALMASAFDERDPAVRHLLGMAIDACRRQGKYVGICGQGPSDHPDFAEWLVARGIQSLSLNPDTVVETWLALAASERPKGEVLTEAQLGVSHRG; from the coding sequence ATGACCAACATCCTTCGTTTCGACGAGATCGGCATGAGCGATCTCGCGCAGGTCGGCGGCAAGAACGCCTCGCTCGGCGAGATGGTGTCGCACCTGGCATCCGCCGACGTCCGGGTCCCGCCCGGGTTCGCCACCACCTCTGATGCATTCGGACGCTTCCTCGCCGAGGGCGGGCTCGACCAGCGCATCCGCGCGGCGGTCGAGGGCATCGACGTCGACGACGTCGCCGCGCTGAGCCAACTGGGAGCCCGGGTGCGCGCCTGGATCGAGGAGCAGCCCTTCCCGGCCGATCTCGAGACCGACATCCGCACCGCCTACGCGGCGCTCGTGGCGGAGGAGTCGGATCCGGATGCCGTCACCTGGGCCGTCCGTTCGAGCGCGACCGCGGAAGACCTCCCCGACGCCTCGTTCGCGGGTCAGCAGGAGACCTTCCTCAACATCGGAGGGATCGAGAACATCCTGCAGGCGATCCGTCGCGTCTTCGCCTCGCTCTACAACGACCGCGCGATCGCGTACCGCGCGCACCACGGCTTCGACCACCACGAGGTCGCCCTCTCGGCCGGGGTGCAGCGCATGGTGCGGTCCGATATCGGTGCTTCGGGCGTCATGTTCACCCTCGACACCGAGTCGGGCTTCGAGGACGCCGTGTTCGTCACCAGCTCGTACGGCCTGGGCGAAGCGGTCGTGCAGGGCGCGGTGAACCCCGACGAGTTCTACGTCTACAAGCCGGCCCTCCGCGCCGGGCGCCCGGCGATCCTCAAGCGGTCGGTGGGCGAGAAGGCCATCGCGATGCGCTACACCGATGGCATCCACGTCGACGACAGCACGGCCTTCGTGGAGGTGGATGCCGCCGACCGGGCGCAGTTCTCGCTCACCGACGCGGAGGTCGAGGAGCTCGGCCGCATCGCACTGGTCATCGAGGAGCACTACGGCCGCCCGATGGACATCGAGTGGGGCAAGGACGGTGTCGACGGGCGTCTGTACGTGCTGCAGGCCCGCCCCGAGACGGTCGTCTCGCGCCAGTCGGCGGGCGTCCTGCGCCGCTTCGTGCTGGCCGAGCGCGGCCCGGTGCTGCTCGAGGGGCGCGCGATCGGTCAGCGCATCGGCGCGGGACGCGTGCGCGTGCTCACCTCGATCGACCAGATGGCCGACTTCGCGCACGGCGATGTGCTCGTCGCCGACATGACCGACCCCGACTGGGAGCCGATCATGAAGCGCGCCTCGGCGATCGTGACCGACCGGGGCGGCCGGACGTGCCACGCGGCGATCATCGCCCGCGAGCTCGGCATCCCCGCCGTCGTCGGCACGGGTGTCGCCACCCGCGCGCTCGCCGACGGGCAGGAGGTCACGGTCTCGTGCGCCGAGGGCGACGACGGCCTTGTGTACGGCGGCATCCTGCCCTTCGTTGAAGAGCAGACCGAGTTGGACCGGATGCCGGAACCCCCGGCCAAGATCATGATGAACGTCGGCACCCCCGACCAGGCCTTCGCGTTCTCGAGGCTGCCGAACGCGGGCGTGGGGCTCGCGCGGCTCGAGTTCATCATCAACCGGCAGATCGGGATCCACCCGCGCGCGCTCCTGGAGCTCGACGCGCTCGACGGCGAGCTCGCGGACGACATCCGCGCACGCGTGGCGGCCTACCCGTCGCCGGAGGAGTACTTCATCCAGCGCGTGGCCGAGGGCGTCTCGATGATCGCGGCGGCCTTCGCCCCCGAGCCGGTGATCGTGCGCCTGTCGGACTTCAAGTCGAACGAGTACGCGAACCTCATCGGCGGTCCGCTCTACGAACCGCACGAGGAGAACCCGATGCTCGGCTACCGCGGGGCGGCGCGGTACGTCTCGCCGGAGTTCCGCGCGTGCTTCGACATGGAGTGCGAAGCCCTGCGGCGCGTGCGCGACGACATGGGGCTCACGAACGTGCAGATCATGGTGCCGTTCGTCCGCACCGTCGGTGAGGCGGCCGCGGTCATCGACCTGCTCGCGACCAACGGCCTGCGCCGTGGGGAGAACGGTCTCAAGGTCGTGATGATGTGCGAGCTGCCCGCGAACGCGATCCTCGCCGAGCAGTTCCTCGAACACTTCGACGGCTTCTCGATCGGCTCGAACGACATGACCCAGCTGACCCTCGGGCTCGATCGCGACTCGGCGCTCATGGCATCCGCTTTCGACGAGCGAGACCCGGCGGTCCGTCACCTGCTCGGGATGGCGATCGACGCGTGTCGGCGCCAGGGCAAGTACGTCGGGATCTGCGGACAGGGGCCCTCTGATCACCCCGACTTCGCCGAGTGGCTGGTGGCGCGTGGCATCCAGTCGCTGTCTCTCAACCCCGACACGGTGGTCGAGACGTGGCTCGCGCTGGCCGCGAGCGAGCGGCCGAAGGGGGAGGTGCTGACGGAGGCGCAGCTCGGGGTGTCGCACCGCGGCTGA
- a CDS encoding pyruvate, water dikinase regulatory protein, translated as MLSAATRAVFFVSDSTGITAETLGNALLANFPAAHFDRHTIPFVGTVTPVSTVAAALQSATTPEAAPIVFATVKDAGIRALIAGSAAVVIDLLAGHLTELEAALDTPAEQRSGQYHGLGDLERYFARMRAVEFAIEHDDGQSGRALDTADVIIVAPSRCGKTPTTMYLALHYGLLVANYPLTDDDFPTDGLPRIVAPHADRCFGLTTTALRLSQVRHERRPNSTYASLAQCTLEIRRAEDLYRRNRIPFLSSATRSVEEMSAVILQSMKLRDRPHERPTP; from the coding sequence GTGCTGAGCGCCGCCACGCGCGCGGTGTTCTTCGTGTCCGACAGCACGGGGATCACCGCCGAGACCCTCGGCAACGCGCTCCTCGCCAACTTCCCCGCCGCCCACTTCGATCGCCACACCATCCCCTTCGTGGGGACGGTGACGCCCGTGTCGACCGTCGCCGCGGCATTGCAGAGCGCGACGACGCCGGAGGCCGCGCCGATCGTCTTCGCCACGGTGAAGGATGCCGGCATCCGGGCTCTGATCGCCGGCTCCGCGGCGGTGGTCATCGATCTCCTCGCGGGGCACCTGACCGAGCTCGAAGCCGCGCTCGACACCCCCGCCGAGCAGCGCTCGGGGCAGTATCACGGGCTCGGCGACCTCGAGCGGTACTTCGCGCGCATGCGCGCGGTCGAGTTCGCGATCGAGCACGACGACGGCCAGAGCGGCCGCGCGCTCGACACCGCCGACGTCATCATCGTCGCGCCCTCCCGCTGCGGGAAGACGCCGACCACGATGTACCTCGCCCTGCACTACGGGCTCCTCGTGGCGAACTATCCGCTCACCGACGACGACTTCCCCACCGACGGCCTGCCGCGCATCGTCGCCCCGCACGCGGATCGCTGCTTCGGGCTCACCACCACCGCGCTGCGCCTCAGCCAGGTGCGACACGAGCGCCGCCCGAACTCGACGTACGCCAGCCTCGCCCAGTGCACCCTCGAGATCCGCCGGGCCGAAGACCTCTACCGCCGCAACCGCATTCCGTTCCTCAGCTCCGCGACCCGGAGCGTCGAGGAGATGTCCGCCGTGATCCTGCAGTCGATGAAACTGCGGGACCGCCCCCACGAAAGGCCCACCCCATGA